In the Acetobacterium sp. KB-1 genome, GACAATGCAGGCACCCACCTGAGTATTGGGATCTTTGCTGCGTCGGGCCGATAACAGGGCAATCCCCATAAAATATTCTTCCCAGGTAATATAATCATGTCGTTTCATCGCATTCTCCAGTTTTTTTCTTTAGTTTACCATAATTGCTTAAAAAAGTGGAGCTGTCTTGAATAATATTATTGGGTTTACACTGTCGTTTGTTTATGAGAAAAACTGGATGATTAACAGCGCTCAAGTTGCTATTAAAAGCTACGAAAACAGAAGGGGATTCGGCCAGGTCAGAAAAAAAGGTGAAGAAGTGGATAGAAAGCGAATAATACTTATATTAACCTGGATATGCACCCTGATTTGGATGGGAATTATCTTTTATCTTTCCAGTCAGCCAGCGACCCAGTCGGCTCATCTCAGCACTGGGGTGAAGAATGGATTATTATCTTTTCTGAAGCCTTTTGCACCGGATATCGAGAACATGGAAATCTTTGGTCTGGATTTTTATATCCGTAAAAATGCCCATTTTATCGCCTATTTTATTTTGGGTTCCCTGACGATTTCTTCGCTCTTTCAAAGCGAAGTCAAAAAACCGGTTAATCTGGCTCTAATCATTTGCGTCTTTTTTGCTGTGTCAGACGAATTCCATCAATTGTTTGTACCGGGCCGCTCCGGTCAATTTCAGGATGTGCTTATCGATGGTGCTGGCGCAATTCTCGGGGTTTTACTCACTACCATTGTCATTAGAAGGATTTCCAGACGGTTTTAGGGATAATTATGATTAATCTTCACTAAGTGGGGTATAAAGTAAACAGATAATGCGAGGAGGTCTAACTTATGAAATTTAGAGAATTTATGGTGAATAGTCACTCAACCAGAGAATTTGTGGATATTGGTGTGGTAGAACAGGATATGAAAGAAATAAAAACATATCTTGATGAAGTAAATAGTACTGTTGGTAAGGAAAAGGGATTCTCCCTGATCCTGATAGAAAACGGTGCCGTTGTTTATCAGAACCTGGAAGGCTCTGGGGGGTATGGCGGGGTGATGATTAAAGGACCCCATTATATCGGTTTGCGACTGGACAAAGCTGACCATGAGATTGAAATTTTTGGCGCTTTTTATATGCAGTCGGTGGTAAAAAAGATTTATGATCTGGGCCTGGGCAGTTGCTGGATCACCTTAAGTGAAATAAGCCAGGCTCAAGAAGAAAAATTACTGGGGGGACAAAAAGGTATTGTTGAGCATCTGTTAGTTTTTGGAAAACCAGTAAAAAAAGAAAGCAGTACAGATAAACATACAACCGTTATTAGTTGTGACACTAAATATGAACAGAATCCCTACGGGATCACCATGATTACCACTAACGATGAATCGCGACTATCAGTGGTAGACACTGTTTTTCTTCAAAATTGGGGAAATGTAGCACCATTTTCAGAGATGGAAAAAAGAGGGGTTCTAGATTTGCTTTACTACGTCAGGAATTCGCCCTCATTCCAAAATATTCAGCCCTGCCGGCTGATTCTGAAAGATGGTTACGCTGAACTGGCGGTGGTTAATCCAGAACGGGAAGAGAATTATACCGATGCCGGGATTATGCTATTTACCCTTGAAGGACTAGCAAAAGAACTGAGTTTTCCATCAAACTGGCATTTTATCCAGGACGATTCGGGCAGCACTGAGTATCGGCGGGTTGCTCATTTTGATTTGTAAGACTTAGACGCATTGAAAAGTAACGATAACGAGTAAATTTAAAAGGGCTTTGCCATCGGAAACGATGTGTAAAGGCCCTTTTTTAAATGGA is a window encoding:
- a CDS encoding VanZ family protein, with the protein product MNNIIGFTLSFVYEKNWMINSAQVAIKSYENRRGFGQVRKKGEEVDRKRIILILTWICTLIWMGIIFYLSSQPATQSAHLSTGVKNGLLSFLKPFAPDIENMEIFGLDFYIRKNAHFIAYFILGSLTISSLFQSEVKKPVNLALIICVFFAVSDEFHQLFVPGRSGQFQDVLIDGAGAILGVLLTTIVIRRISRRF
- a CDS encoding nitroreductase family protein, with translation MKFREFMVNSHSTREFVDIGVVEQDMKEIKTYLDEVNSTVGKEKGFSLILIENGAVVYQNLEGSGGYGGVMIKGPHYIGLRLDKADHEIEIFGAFYMQSVVKKIYDLGLGSCWITLSEISQAQEEKLLGGQKGIVEHLLVFGKPVKKESSTDKHTTVISCDTKYEQNPYGITMITTNDESRLSVVDTVFLQNWGNVAPFSEMEKRGVLDLLYYVRNSPSFQNIQPCRLILKDGYAELAVVNPEREENYTDAGIMLFTLEGLAKELSFPSNWHFIQDDSGSTEYRRVAHFDL